A genomic region of Bubalus kerabau isolate K-KA32 ecotype Philippines breed swamp buffalo chromosome 10, PCC_UOA_SB_1v2, whole genome shotgun sequence contains the following coding sequences:
- the SPATA7 gene encoding spermatogenesis-associated protein 7 isoform X6 produces MSASIKYADQQRREKLKKELARCGRGLKFTKTTVHPKSHSRSLLNALQKPSGEPQDENGLLIEEVNEFPSFTQSPVISSERLSLPKSQNVLTNCTEKNSSCSMSSMDHTASGSRKPSSGTSYGRGPRGTFPGSQKFQLVISKAPSGDLLDKHSEHFSNRHLPFTPRTLKTEAKSFLSQYRYYTPARRKKNFTNQRIEAETQTELSSFKSDFETVEIKNATDSEMNVTQASGCVSNGTKGRITHLPLQGHELLWEKIRDGALQCSSSRAVCQYSLQPPSGRKIYSDEEELLYLSFIEDVTDEILKLGLFSNRFLERLFERHIKQNKHHLEEEKMRQLLHVLKVDLGCMSKENSVRLDDVDTLHLCDIEKAENLEQNENKSEQDLIIQQERQEYQKALNMLLTIPKEENEIVSSNEFFLPIYKSKYTEGVIIQQVNEETNLETSVWDEKNGSVSDSLLDQETSVSVIEGDSDAERAEASTELCCLSAALVPAMQLCRVNDSQEVEGPTLRIMEMRIEN; encoded by the exons CCTTCAGGAGAACCACAGGATGAAAACGGTTTATTAATCGAAGAAGTGAATGAATTTCCATCTTTTACACAGTCACCAGTAATTTCTTCTGAGAGACTAAGTCTACCTAAGTCTCAGAACGTCCTCACGAATTGTACGGAGAAGAACTCCAGCTGCTCCATGTCCAGCATGGATCACACTGCCTCTGGGTCCAGGAAACCATCCTCTGGAACCTCCTACGGCAGAGGGCCCAGGGGCACATTCCCCGGGTCCCAGAAGTTTCAGTTAGTTATTTCAAAAGCACCCAGTGGGGACCTTTTGGACAAACATTCTGAACACTTTTCTAACAGACATTTGCCATTCACCCCACGCACTTTAAAAACAGAAGCCAAATCTTTCCTGTCACAGTATCGATACTATACACCtgccagaagaaaaaagaattttacaaaTCAGCGGATAGAAGCTGAAACTCAGACTGAATTAAGCAG cTTTAAATCTGATTTTGAGACAGTTGAGATCAAGAATGCCACAGATTCAGAAATGAACGTAACGCAG GCATCTGGTTGTGTGTCAAATGGTACCAAAGGAAGAATAACCCATTTGCCTTTACAAGGGCATGAGTTACTGTGGGAGAAGATTAGAGACGGTGCCCTCCAGTGTTCCTCGTCAAG GGCAGTATGTCAATATTCGCTGCAGCCTCCTTCAGGGAGAAAAATATATTCTGA tgaagaagaactgttGTATCTGAGTTTCATTGAAGATGTAACAGATGAAATTTTGAAACTAGGTTTATTTTCAAACag GTTTCTGGAACGACTGTTTGAGagacatataaaacaaaataaacatcatTTGGAGGAG gaAAAAATGCGCCAGCTGCTACATGTCTTAAAGGTGGACTTAGGCTGCATGTCCAAGGAAAACTCAGTAAGGCTAGACGACGTGGATACATTGCATTTATGTGATATTGAAAAGGCTGAGAAtttagaacaaaatgaaaataaaagtgaacaagATTTAATCATTCAACAGGAACGTCAGGAATACCAAAAAGCTTTGAACAtgttattgactataccaaaggaAGAGAATGAGATAGTCTCTTCGAATGAATTTTTCCTCCCCATCTATAAATCAAAGTATACAGAAGGGGTTATCATTCAGCAGGTGAATGAGGAAACAAATCTTGAGACTTCAGTTTGGGATGAGAAAAATGGAAGCGTGTCAGACAGTTTGCTAGACCAGGAGACCTCCGTGAGCGTCATTGAGGGCGACAGTGATGCTGAGAGGGCGGAGGCCTCCACGGAGCTGTGCTGCCTCAGCGCGGCGCTCGTGCCTGCCATGCAGCTGTGCAGAGTCAACGACAGTCAGGAGGTGGAAGGACCGACGCTGAGAATCATGGAAATGAGAATTGAGAACTGA